Proteins encoded by one window of Nicotiana tabacum cultivar K326 chromosome 10, ASM71507v2, whole genome shotgun sequence:
- the LOC142165431 gene encoding uncharacterized protein LOC142165431, with product MANVQAESINKVIINNLKKRLEESKVEIGEPSTRYTQATEESNEEEMRINLNLLEENREAVLIRMATQKQIIEQYYNQKAHLRFFKIGDLVLKKVFQSSKAANAGKLSPNWEGPYRIRGIAGEGAYELETMDGKVLPSNWNVVHLKKYYF from the exons atGGCTAATGTACAAGCTGAATCAATAAACAAGGTTATTATTAataacttgaagaaaaggttAGAGGAGTCAAAAG ttgaaataggtgaaccgAGTACAAGATACACTCAAGCAACTGAAGAATCAAATGAGGAAGAGATGCGGATAAATCTCAATTTgcttgaagaaaatagagaagcgGTTTTAATAAGGATGGCAACACAGAAACAAATTATTGAGCAATATTACAATCAGAAAGCTCATCTTAGattcttcaagattggggacttagtactcaaaaaggtttttcaatcatCAAAAGCAGCCAATgcaggaaagttgagtccaaattgggaaggaccttacAGGATTCGAGGTATTGCTGGAGAGGGTGCATATGAGTTAGAAACAATGGACGGCAAAGTACTCCCATcaaattggaatgttgttcatttgaagaagtattacttcTAA